A stretch of the Uranotaenia lowii strain MFRU-FL chromosome 3, ASM2978415v1, whole genome shotgun sequence genome encodes the following:
- the LOC129756313 gene encoding uncharacterized protein LOC129756313, with protein MVFRNSFWLIFTLNLQEEKSGSASTSDELTGASFTMMEFHNSSERRRKLSDGWTLLSLFQSSHTRACSAKDGRESAPEIGSGKFYVSSKLVNSYFVVFSFFFFSFQVLGFKSVAEKTPMGFPEESANSYEFVPTLASTVQGRYTGPSLALYLLAKEDWRKFRL; from the exons ATGGTTTTTCGAAAcagtttttggttgattttcacG CTAAACCTGCAGGAGGAAAAATCCGGAAGTGCCTCAACTAGTGACGAATTGACAGGAGCATCTTTTACAATGATGGAATTTCACAACTCATCCGAACGACGTCGTAAATTAAGCGATGGATGGACGTTGCTGAGCCTTTTCCAGTCTTCACATACCAGGGCCTGCAGTGCCAAGGACGGAAGGGAATCAGCCCCGGAGATCGGTTCTGGTAAGTTTTATGTATCGTCGAAGTTGGTCAACAGTTACTTTgttgtgttttctttttttttcttttcttttcaggtGCTGGGCTTCAAATCAGTCGCGGAAAAAACACCAATGGGTTTTCCGGAGGAGTCAGCCAACTCGTACGAGTTTGTACCAACTCTTGCGAGCACCGTACAGGGAAGGTACACTGGACCTAGCTTGGCGTTATACCTGTTGGCGAAAGAGGACTGGCGAAAATTCCGCTTGTAA
- the LOC129752024 gene encoding uncharacterized protein LOC129752024 gives MPKSTAAEKAPPSLKVLRVKLKEIQISFSDIWMFVDGYREDSTQGQIEVRLGKIDELWENFCDTLIQIKAHDDFKETDDLFDKERQDLSNQYYFCKAFLVDRAREFAVPDSINHTVRMNEPSGHSGMDHVRLPQIKLQSFNGDIEDWLGFRDLFTSLIHWKTDLSEVEKFHYLKGCLEGEPKTLIDSLQITQANYTVAWETLLKRYNNSKQLKKRQIQALFSLPHLNKESTVDLHALLEGFEKNVQILDQVVQPENYKELLLVHLLSTRLDPVTRRGWEELSASKEADTLGDLTEFIRRRIAVLEALPSKALELKGGYQQTAGQKQKPYVRVSHNASQQQQQQYQQQQYPQQQYQQQQNQQQQKPGACIVCKREQHGVHQCPKFKRSTVSERVNLLRTHGLCRNCLRTGHQARNCPSKFSCKQCSGRHHSLVCFRSENNSNGQVSVNASRNDSFSDDQEAESSTRVANMAAPIGSSVNSASQFRSRVLLATAVVIIEDDMGNQLPARALLDSGSESNFMTQRLSQRIKVSRNKVDVSILGIGQVATKVKQKVSAVVKSRTSEYARELSFLVLHKVTATLPTANVNTGGWNIPEGISLADPAFFQSNSVDLVLGIECFFEFFETGRRISLGANLPALNESVFGWIVCGGVSQPDSSLRVSCNVSANETLDMLVSRFWESEEIGSKRNYSPEESLCEEIFEQTVQRSSSGRYSVALPTKKIAVSRLGGSRDIAYRRLLGTERRFARDTELKRQYMEFMEEYHQLGHMRKVPAEDIGNFRRCFLPHHPVIKEASTTTKVRVVFDASCKTSSGVSLNDVLMTGPVVQDDLRSIIMRCRTKAIMLVADVEKMFRQIEIQPEDRPLQCVLWRKDPSEDVGVYELNTVTYGTKPAPFLATRTLQQLTSDEASRFPLAAQAMADDTYMDDVITGVNILEEAIELRKQLEQITESGGFRLRKFACNRSEVLQGIPQDNLAIPGFVDLDPDPSVKTLGLTWLPGSDTFMFQFNLPKFEDLKLTKRNVLSVIAMLFDPLGLIGATITMAKIYMQQLWTLQNSDGKRLDWDEQLPSTVGERWRKFHEELSWLNTIRIDRCVILPSSIELELHCFSDASEKAFGGCIYLRSRDSHGLVWTRLVSSKSKVAPLKCQSIARLELSGALLIAEQFEKVKDSLRIPTKAFFWTDSTCVLRWLQAIPTVWTTYVANRVSKIQTITQGCKWSHVPGIENPADLISRGVSPSNIVENQFWWRGPAWLQESPESWPQTPAFCVQGEGEEELRRTTVVAVASEVEEFVTSYISNFSSFIDLIRKTAYFLRLKTFLRNKLRNSSAEPNRSFLSVLELKLAEFDLISKIQKVAFEDEWKALAEEKPVSRSSPMRWYNPFLSSEGVIRLGGRLRNSDEPHEAKYPIALPARHLFSTLLIRYHHEKLLHAGPQLLLSVLRQRYWIFGGRETVRNVIHRCLKCFRAKPSPVQQFMGDLPASRVTIAPAFRRSGVDYFGPVYVRPAPRRPAVKAYVCVFVCLCTKAVHLELVSDLTTDRFIQALRRFVGRRGKCAEILSDNGTNFVGARNKMKDLIKLLNDPLHREQVAKECVNTGIQWKFSPPSAPHFGGLWEAAVRSAKTHLLKVLGEEPVSPEDFNTMLIQVEACLNSRPLTPCSDDPNDLEPLTPAHFITGSSLQEVPDEDLSDVPFNRLGKCQQVQKRFQQFWKRWRREYLCQLQGRTKRWKSPVGIHEGTLVVLKDENLPPLRWKMARIQQTYPGSDGVVRVVKLKTAQGYIDRPVEKICILPIEPMNP, from the coding sequence ATGCCGAAATCAACTGCTGCTGAGAAGGCGCCGCCGTCGCTGAAGGTTTTACGggtgaaattaaaggaaatccaAATCAGCTTTTCCGACATTTGGATGTTTGTCGACGGGTACAGGGAGGATTCAACTCAGGGTCAAATTGAGGTTCGATTGGGTAAAATTGATGAGCTGTGGGAAAACTTTTGCGACACTTTAATTCAGATCAAAGCGCACGATGACTTTAAGGAGACTGATGACTTATTCGACAAGGAAAGGCAAGATTTGAGCAACCAGTACTACTTTTGCAAGGCATTTTTGGTTGATCGGGCTAGAGAATTTGCGGTGCCGGATTCAATCAATCACACTGTTCGAATGAACGAACCGTCAGGCCATAGTGGGATGGATCATGTGCGGTTGCCTCAGATAAAATTACAATCTTTTAATGGTGACATCGAAGATTGGCTTGGATTCCGAGATCTGTTTACCTCGTTAATCCATTGGAAGACAGATCTTAgcgaagttgaaaaatttcactatttGAAGGGTTGTCTTGAAGGGGAGCCAAAAACCCTGATAGATTCACTTCAAATTACGCAGGCCAATTACACAGTAGCATGGGAAACATTGCTCAAACGCTATAACAACAGCAAGCAGCTAAAGAAACGACAAATCCAAGCCTTATTTTCTCTTCCCCATCTGAACAAGGAGTCGACAGTTGATCTTCACGCCCTGCTGGAAGGTTTCGAAAAGAACGTTCAAATCCTCGATCAAGTTGTGCAGCCCGAGAACTACAAGGAGCTTCTCTTGGTTCATCTTCTCTCAACACGGTTGGATCCTGTTACGCGTAGGGGGTGGGAGGAATTATCAGCTAGCAAGGAGGCGGATACTCTTGGAGATTTGACGGAGTTTATTCGGCGGCGGATTGCTGTTCTAGAGGCGCTTCCATCCAAGGCATTGGAATTGAAGGGTGGTTATCAGCAGACAGCCGGGCAGAAGCAGAAACCATACGTTCGGGTCAGCCACAATGCttcacagcagcagcagcagcagtatcagcagcaacagtatCCGCAGCAACAgtatcagcagcagcagaaccaacagcagcagaaaCCAGGGGCATGCATCGTCTGCAAACGGGAACAGCATGGTGTTCATCAATGCCCAAAATTCAAGCGCTCCACTGTTTCGGAAAGGGTGAATCTACTTCGAACACATGGGTTGTGCCGAAATTGCCTAAGAACGGGACATCAGGCTCGGAATTGTCCATCGAAATTCTCTTGCAAGCAGTGTAGTGGTCGTCATCATTCGCTGGTGTGCTTTCGCTCTGAAAACAACAGTAACGGCCAGGTTTCAGTAAACGCATCGAGGAATGATTCTTTCTCCGACGATCAGGAAGCAGAATCATCGACACGTGTGGCGAACATGGCAGCTCCAATCGGTTCATCGGTGAATTCAGCTTCGCAATTTCGATCTCGTGTTTTACTAGCGACAGCGGTGGTCATTATTGAAGACGATATGGGTAATCAGCTTCCGGCAAGGGCTCTGTTGGATTCCGGTTCTGAAAGTAATTTTATGACTCAACGGCTTAGTCAACGGATAAAGGTTTCTCGAAACAAGGTGGATGTTTCGATTCTCGGCATTGGACAAGTTGCGACGAAAGTGAAGCAGAAGGTCAGCGCTGTGGTGAAGTCTCGTACCTCTGAATATGCTCGTGAACTTAGTTTCTTGGTTTTACACAAGGTTACGGCAACTCTTCCGACAGCAAATGTCAACACTGGTGGTTGGAATATTCCTGAGGGAATTTCGCTAGCCGATCCTGCCTTTTTCCAGTCCAATAGCGTGGACCTCGTCTTGGGAATTGAGTGCTTCTTCGAATTCTTCGAAACTGGTCGAAGAATATCGCTTGGAGCGAATTTGCCAGCACTCAATGAATCAGTCTTCGGATGGATCGTATGTGGAGGTGTTTCTCAACCGGATAGCTCTTTAAGAGTCAGCTGCAACGTCTCGGCGAACGAGACACTTGATATGCTGGTGTCACGGTTTTGGGAATCCGAGGAGATTGGATCGAAGAGGAACTATTCCCCGGAGGAGAGTCTATGTGAGGAGATTTTTGAGCAGACGGTTCAGCGGAGTTCAAGCGGGCGATACAGTGTTGCTCTGCCAACGAAAAAGATTGCGGTGTCAAGGctcggtggctccagagacatTGCTTATCGGCGGCTCTTGGGTACAGAACGTCGATTTGCTCGAGATACAGAACTGAAGCGCCAGTACATGGAATTTATGGAAGAGTATCATCAACTTGGGCACATGCGGAAGGTTCCGGCGGAGGATATTGGCAATTTCAGAAGGTGTTTTCTGCCACATCATCCGGTGATAAAAGAGGCGAGTACGACTACCAAGGTGCGCGTAGTCTTCGATGCCTCGTGCAAGACATCTTCGGGAGTTTCGCTCAACGACGTTTTGATGACAGGACCGGTTGTACAGGATGACCTCAGGTCCATCATCATGCGGTGTCGGACGAAGGCGATTATGCTGGTGGCAGACGTGGAGAAGATGTTCCGCCAAATTGAGATTCAACCCGAAGACAGACCTCTACAGTGTGTGTTATGGCGCAAGGATCCTAGCGAGGACGTAGGTGTTTACGAGCTGAACACGGTGACCTACGGAACGAAACCTGCTCCGTTTTTGGCTACCCGTACTCTGCAACAACTGACGTCAGATGAGGCATCTCGTTTTCCCTTGGCGGCGCAAGCGATGGCAGATGACACCTACATGGACGACGTCATTACCGGAGTGAACATCCTCGAAGAAGCAATTGAGCTTAGGAAGCAGTTGGAGCAGATAACGGAAAGCGGAGGTTTTCGACTACGCAAGTTTGCCTGTAATCGGTCGGAGGTTCTACAGGGTATTCCGCAAGACAATTTAGCGATTCCAGGTTTCGTGGATTTGGATCCAGACCCCTCTGTCAAAACGTTAGGACTGACTTGGTTGCCCGGTTCGGATACATTCATGTTCCAATTCAATTTGCCTAAATTTGAAGACCTCAAGTTAACGAAACGTAACGTACTCTCTGTTATCGCCATGTTGTTCGACCCCCTAGGGCTGATTGGAGCCACTATAACCATGGCGAAGATTTATATGCAGCAGTTGTGGACTCTTCAAAATTCGGATGGCAAACGGCTTGATTGGGACGAGCAACTTCCTTCCACGGTGGGTGAGCGTTGGCGAAAGTTTCACGAGGAGTTGTCTTGGCTGAACACTATTAGAATTGATCGCTGTGTTATTCTTCCCAGCTCGATTGAGCTGGAACTTCATTGTTTCTCGGATGCTTCTGAGAAGGCTTTTGGAGGTTGCATCTATCTTAGGAGCAGAGATTCCCACGGTTTGGTTTGGACTAGACTGGTTTCGTCGAAATCTAAGGTTGCCCCGTTAAAATGTCAATCGATAGCACGTCTCGAACTCTCTGGAGCGTTATTGATTGCAGAACAATTTGAAAAGGTGAAGGATTCCTTGAGAATTCCAACTAAGGCGTTTTTCTGGACCGATTCGACGTGCGTTTTGCGGTGGTTGCAAGCGATTCCGACTGTGTGGACGACGTATGTGGCAAATAGGGTGTCGAAGATTCAAACTATCACTCAGGGATGCAAGTGGAGCCATGTACCAGGAATTGAGAACCCGGCGGACTTGATATCGAGAGGAGTTTCGCCATCAAACATCGTGGAGAATCAGTTTTGGTGGAGAGGGCCAGCCTGGTTGCAGGAATCACCGGAAAGTTGGCCTCAGACGCCAGCGTTTTGTGTCCAAGGAGAAGGAGAGGAGGAATTACGTCGTACTACTGTTGTCGCTGTCGCTTCTGAGGTAGAGGAGTTTGTTACTTCAtacatttccaatttttcttcgtTTATCGATCTTATTCGGAAAACCGCTTATTTCCTGCGCCTGAAGACCTTTCTTCGGAACAAATTGAGAAACTCATCAGCTGAACCAAATCGAAGTTTTCTCTCTGTGTTGGAGTTGAAGCTAGCCGAATTCGACCTTATTAGTAAGATCCAGAAGGTAGCATTTGAGGATGAATGGAAGGCGTTGGCAGAAGAGAAACCGGTGTCCAGGAGCTCGCCGATGCGTTGGTATAACCCATTTCTATCATCTGAAGGAGTTATTCGACTCGGCGGAAGACTACGGAACTCTGATGAGCCCCATGAAGCAAAATATCCGATTGCACTTCCTGCTAGGCACCTCTTTTCGACATTGCTCATTAGATATCACCACGAGAAGCTGCTACACGCAGGCCCACAGCTTTTGTTGAGTGTCTTGAGACAGCGTTATTGGATTTTTGGAGGAAGGGAAACCGTTAGAAATGTAATTCACcgttgtttgaaatgttttaggGCCAAGCCATCTCCAGTTCAGCAGTTCATGGGCGATTTACCTGCTTCCAGAGTGACCATAGCTCCAGCCTTTCGAAGAAGCGGTGTGGATTATTTCGGTCCTGTTTATGTCCGACCAGCTCCACGGCGCCCGGCAGTGAAGGCCTACGTTTGCGTTTTTGTCTGTCTGTGTACGAAGGCAGTTCACCTGGAACTGGTCTCAGATTTGACTACTGACCGATTCATACAAGCGTTGCGCAGATTCGTCGGTCGTAGAGGAAAGTGTGCCGAAATCCTGTCCGATAACGGGACTAATTTTGTTGGTGCCCGTAACAAAATGAAAGATCTAATCAAGCTGCTGAATGATCCTTTGCACCGTGAACAAGTGGCTAAGGAATGCGTAAATACCGGAATTCAATGGAAGTTCAGTCCACCCAGCGCCCCCCATTTTGGTGGTCTCTGGGAAGCTGCGGTTCGATCAGCGAAAACCCATCTTCTCAAAGTGCTAGGAGAAGAACCAGTTTCACCAGAAGATTTCAACACTATGTTAATTCAGGTTGAAGCGTGCCTGAACTCCCGGCCGTTGACTCCCTGTTCGGATGACCCAAACGACTTGGAGCCTCTAACACCTGCCCATTTCATCACTGGTAGCTCCCTCCAAGAAGTACCAGATGAAGACCTTTCAGATGTTCCCTTTAATAGACTTGGGAAATGTCAGCAGGTCCAAAAACGGTTCCAACAATTCTGGAAACGATGGCGAAGAGAGTATCTGTGTCAGCTTCAAGGAAGGACTAAGCGGTGGAAATCTCCAGTTGGCATCCACGAAGGCACACTAGTTGTTTTGAAGGACGAAAACCTCCCACCCCTACGTTGGAAAATGGCCCGTATTCAACAGACGTATCCTGGCAGCGACGGAGTGGTACGAGTCGTGAAGCTCAAAACCGCCCAAGGATACATCGATCGCCctgttgaaaaaatatgcatCCTTCCCATCGAACCCATGAATCCTTAA